One genomic segment of Micromonospora sp. WMMC415 includes these proteins:
- a CDS encoding NF041680 family putative transposase codes for MAGFRRDFYRCLPRRADALFELTDALLCSGGPVTSLVDLSLAAEHRRGHGALYDALGAGGIDVARLRVTLAGLALPRATDGRIMLAVDVSNWLRPDAATSPDRLFCHTYGRGKGSAQMIPGWPYSFVAALEPGRTSWTQVLDAVRLGPADDATAVTADQLRQLIDRLIRAGHWRPGDPDILIVCDTGYDTARLAWVLSDLPVLLVGRIRSDRVLRFPKPSRQPGAIGRPRKHGAEFACNDPATWPAPQHTTLTPTSRYGTAQADSWDQLHPRLTRRTCWIDHDGDLPIITGTLIRLQVEHLPGERDPKPVWLWCSATNATTADVDHWWQAFLRRFDLEHTFRLFKQTLGWTRPKIRTTEAADRWTWLIIAAYTQLRLARPLVADLRRPWERPTAPDRLTPARVRRGFRNLRPKTTLPASAPKPSRPGPGRPYGSRNRRPAPRHDVGKTVKRDLSITARKQRTG; via the coding sequence TTGGCCGGGTTTCGTCGGGACTTCTACCGGTGTCTGCCACGTCGGGCGGACGCGTTGTTCGAGCTCACCGACGCGCTGCTGTGCTCGGGAGGGCCGGTGACCAGCCTGGTCGACCTGTCGTTGGCCGCCGAGCACCGCCGTGGTCACGGCGCCCTGTACGACGCTTTGGGCGCCGGCGGGATCGATGTCGCCCGGCTGCGGGTGACCCTCGCAGGGTTGGCGCTGCCCCGCGCCACGGACGGGCGGATCATGCTCGCCGTTGACGTCAGCAACTGGCTGCGCCCGGACGCGGCCACCAGCCCGGATCGGTTGTTCTGCCACACCTACGGCCGCGGCAAAGGCTCCGCCCAGATGATCCCCGGCTGGCCGTACTCGTTCGTCGCCGCCTTGGAACCAGGCCGCACGTCGTGGACACAGGTACTCGACGCGGTGCGGCTGGGCCCGGCCGACGACGCCACCGCGGTCACCGCCGACCAGCTCCGGCAGCTGATCGACCGGCTGATCCGTGCCGGGCACTGGCGCCCCGGCGACCCCGACATCCTGATCGTCTGTGACACCGGCTACGACACCGCCCGGCTGGCCTGGGTGCTGTCCGACCTGCCCGTGCTCCTGGTCGGCCGGATCCGCTCGGACCGGGTCCTCCGGTTTCCCAAGCCGAGCAGGCAGCCGGGTGCCATCGGCCGTCCCCGCAAACACGGCGCCGAGTTCGCCTGCAACGACCCGGCCACCTGGCCCGCGCCGCAACACACCACCCTCACCCCGACCAGCCGCTACGGCACCGCGCAAGCCGACAGCTGGGACCAGCTGCACCCCAGGCTGACCCGCCGCACCTGCTGGATCGACCACGACGGTGACCTGCCGATCATCACCGGCACCCTGATCCGGCTACAGGTCGAGCACCTGCCCGGCGAGCGTGACCCCAAACCGGTGTGGCTGTGGTGCTCCGCCACCAACGCCACCACCGCCGATGTCGACCACTGGTGGCAGGCCTTCCTCCGCAGATTCGACCTCGAGCACACGTTTCGACTGTTCAAACAGACCCTGGGATGGACTCGGCCGAAGATCCGCACCACCGAAGCCGCTGACCGGTGGACCTGGCTGATCATCGCCGCCTACACTCAGCTACGCCTCGCGCGACCCCTCGTCGCGGACCTGCGTCGACCGTGGGAGCGGCCAACGGCACCTGACCGGCTCACTCCCGCCCGGGTCCGTCGGGGGTTTCGGAACTTGCGCCCGAAGACCACCCTGCCCGCAAGTGCGCCGAAACCCAGCAGACCAGGTCCTGGACGCCCGTACGGATCACGAAACCGTAGACCAGCACCCCGCCACGACGTCGGTAAAACCGTCAAGCGTGACCTGAGCATCACCGCACGTAAACAGCGCACAGGTTAA